The genomic interval TAGCTAACGCCGGCCCAAAACTTGTTATTGTACATCGCGAGTACGGTTGCATCGAAACTGATCGAAGCCAAATCGTACTTGATCAAGGCTGAAGGCATCAACGTCCACTCAGGCGTCAATTCCCAATCATATCCCCCGGTAAAATAGAGGTGTTGTGACTGTGTCAAATTCGTTGCTGCCCCAATTTGGTTATCCAAACCAGGAAGGTGTGTAATACTAATTCCCGCATACCAGTTGGTGGCGCGGTACATGGCACCGATTCCGGCATCCATCGCAATGGCGTTTCCGTCACCCTGAGGAATAACGGCATCTCCTGATCCGTTCCCCCCGTTTGGATCAACCCATTCAGCACCCGTAATTCCGGCATCTAAGAATCCGAAATACGCCCCAATTCCAAGCTTTCCATCTCCTGCATCTAGGTGATAGCTGTAACTGAGTTTAACATTTGTTCGGGTTAAGAAGCCTTCTTCGTCTCGCATGAGACCGAGTGCCAATCCGCCGTGAAGAACGTCAATAGGCATCGAAGCATTGAGGTTCATCGTTGTTGGTGCTCCCTCGAAACCCATCCATTGAGAACGGTATAAACCATTCACACAAATCGAACCATCTAAGCCGGCAGCTCCCGGATTGTAGTTCACTTGGTTGAACATGTAGTGGGTCCACTGAGGATCTTGCTGTGCCCAGGCGGTCATGACGCAAGCAATCAATCCAAGCGTAAGAATTCTTTTCATAGGTCCGTTTTAGCCCAGTAATCGCGCTGAAAAGCACGAATACAAGCGGTTAAAGGTAACGAAAAATAATTTGCACTCTCCCTTTAGGTTAATGACAAAGGCTGTTGAGTAACGTCAAAAATAAAAGAATTCTGGCAGTAGCAAAATGCTTCTTCAGGAAAGCTTGCGAAAAGCTCGCATCCAACGATCGGGAATCTCGTCTTCTGCAGCCTGCAAATAATCATTATAACTGCAAGGTATTAGCGCATGGCGCTTGTGGAAAATGGAGGGGTCACCATGAAGCGGCACCTCTATCCACCAGCGGCCCGATCGATCGCTTTTGTAGAAATGCAGTTCCTGATCCAAAACGGAGTTTGGAACAATGTACTTAGCGTAAGTGGATCGATCACCGAACGGAAAATCATTTTTACGCACACTCACCCCTTCCAAGAAGTACCAAATCATTTGAGCCGCTAACCGAGCCGTCTGATCGTGCCGATCATACTGAGGATTGTATTCATAGATCCCAAAGCTCGTTAGCTTATCACTCATGCCTGAATAGCGGGCCAAAGCACAGGCTTGTTCCCCGTACCATCCGTTCGGAGATCCGTGTCGATTGGCTGGGGCGTCGCTGTGCCGAATACTGCGCACATCAAAACTTACGATGTCCGCATCGCGCAAAATAGGCTCTGCTTCAGCAATGTTCGAATGAAAGTTCCCAATACGGTGACGTTCGAAATGCAGACTCTCCATCAGGTCGATCTCTTCTTGATGAACGTAATACGTCTGAAATCCTAGGCTTGAATAATTGAAAAGGATATTTGGCTTTTCGAGGATGATGTGCGAAAGAAAAGTCTCATTGGACATTTCCTGATTATTCACTCCCAAATCGAAACGACTATCGATGGAGCAAATATTGACACTCTGTTCCAGTTTCTCGTAGGCTTTGTAATTGGCAAAGGTCAAATCTTGGCTTCCTCCTATTATAATAGGTATACAGTTTCCTCGAATAAGCTCATGCACAACCGTACTCAAAGCAAAATACGTATCGTCTACTCGATTTCCCGGTTCTATGTTGCCTAAGTCGACAATATCAAAAGACCAACGACCGTAGAAGAGGTCATATAACTCCCGGCGGATGTAATCCACACCTTCCCCGCAACCGTCATTACGGCGGGCCCGTCGATCTTCTTTCACACCAATCAGTGCGATGCGCGCGGATGACCAGGAAGGGAATTCTCCTTCTTCCACAAAGGCCTCTATCCTCGAACCAACCGACGCCGGATGCTTATTGGTCCATTCCTCAGCAAAATCAGCACGCAGGGGTCGAAAGAATTCACGCATGAGCCAAACTTAGCTTTTTTTGGTTCTGCGGGCACCTCCCCGCTTCTTGGTTTTAGGCGCCTCCGCCTGCAAGCGCAGACACTCTTCTCGAGTTAGCGACTTGGGATCCACATCTTTTGGAATCTTAATGTTCTGGCGTCCTATTTTGATATACGGGCCATATCGGCCATTGAGTACCTGAACCACAGGCTCTTCATCGTCGAAAACATGGATAAACTTATTCTTATCCGCCTCTTTCTTGGCTTCAATAAGCTCAATAGCTCGTTCCAGGGTCACACTCATAGGATCCTCCTCCTTGGGTAAGGAAGCAAAAAGACGTGCTTGCTGAACATATGGTCCAAAGCGACCGATGTTGGCTTTGATCACCTCACCTTCATACTCGCCGAGTTCCCGTGGAAGCTTAAACAACTCCATCGCCTCTTCAAAGGTGATGGTTTCAATGTGTTGATCCTTGCGAAGACTAGCAAAGCGCGGCTTTTCCTCATCGTCTACAGAACCGATTTGAATCATTGGACCAAAGCGACCAATACGAGCGATGACCGGCTTACCAGATTTTGGATCCTCTCCTAGCTGACGCTCTCCGGTGGCCCGTTCCGCATTCTCTTGAACGTCTTGAACGGTATCGTGGAAAGGTTTATAGAAGTCCTGGATCATATTGTTCCACTCCTCCTGACCTTGAGCAATTTTATCAAACTCTTCTTCTACATGGGCGGTAAAGTGCAGGTCGAGAATATTCCCGAACTCTTGGACCAAGAAGTCCGTCACCACCATCCCAATATCCGTAGGGAATAACTTGTTCTTTTCAGCACCGGTAATTTCTGTAGCCGTTTCTGTGCGTACTGCGCCATTTTCCATGGTCATGATTTCGTACGCGCGCTCCACTCCTTGCTTCTCTGTCTTCTCAACGTAGTTTCGAGCGAGGATGGTCGAAATAGTCGGTGCATAGGTGGAAGGACGTCCGATACCGAGCTCCTCTAATTTCTTCACCAGACTGGCTTCCGTATAACGGGGAGGGTGCTTGGAAAAACGCTCCGTGGCCGTAATCCGTTCCACATTTAAGGTTTCGCCTTCGCTCATTCGAGGCAACATTCCAGCTTGCTCCTCACCTTCGTCGTCCGTCCCTTCGAGGTAGACTTTTAAGAATCCATCAAAAACGAGCACCTCACCTTTGGCCGTAAATCCAGGAGCATCTCCAGATCCAACGACTTTTACAGTGGTCCGTTCCAATTTTGCCTCACTCATTTGAGAAGCAATAGTTCGCTTCCAGATCAGTTCGTACAAACGCTCTTGATTGCGATCCGCTCCTGCTGAATGACGATTCATGTACGTTGGACGGATAGCCTCGTGCGCTTCCTGTGCATTATCGGACTTCGTCGTGTATTGACGTGTCTTGCTGTACTCTTCACCGTAGGCCGACTTGATCTCGGCTGCCGCGGCACCTAGCGCATCTTGACTCAAGTTGGTACTGTCCGTACGCATATAGGTAATCAGACCACTCTCATAGAGGCGCTGTGCTACAGACATCGTTTGAGCCACCGAGAAGCCGAGCTTTCGGGCAGCCTCTTGCTGAAGTGTAGATGTTGTAAATGGCGCAGCCGGTTTCTTGGTTCCTGGTCGTTTCTCAACGCTGTTCACTGTAAACGTCGCAGAGACGCAGGCTTGTAGTGCTTGTTCTGCGCCCTCACGGGCCGATGGACGTGTCGGTGCCTCTGCCTGAAACGCTACACCTTCGCTGTTCTTGAAGAATCCTTGGATCCGAAAGCTATTCTCTGGGGTAAAAGCAATAATCTCGCGCTCCCGCTCAACCAATACGCGAACGGCAACAGATTGAACACGGCCTGCAGACAAGCCCGTTTTGACTTTGCGCCAAAGCACCGGCGATACTTCAAAGCCCACGAGGCGATCCAAGACGCGACGCGCTTGCTGAGCATTGACCAAATTAATGTCAATCTCCCGCGGGTTTTCCACGGCTCTAATAATGGCATTCTTGGTGATCTCGTGAAATACGATTCGCTTGGTATTCGCAGGCTTCAACCCGAGGGTCTCATACAAGTGCCAAGCAATGGCCTCTCCTTCGCGGTCCTCATCCGTCGCTAACCATACGATTTCGGCATCCTTAGCTAACTTCTTGAGTTCACTGACGGTCTTCTTCTTGTCCGTACTCACTTCGTACTTCGGTTGAAAACCGTTCTCGATGTCGATTCCCATGTCCTTTTTGGGGAGGTCTCGAATATGTCCAATACTCGATTTGACGAGGTAGTCTTTACCTAAAAAACCTTCAATGGTTTTCGCCTTTGCGGGGGACTCGACGATCACTAAATTCTTTACCATAATGTCAAATTATGCAGCGTAAGGGGCTTGCAAATTAAAGGAATAATACCCGCATCAAAACAAAGCCAGTTTTAAATCGTTCCCCTAATCGATGAAAATTGAACCTGCCATATTGGCACTCGCTTGCTGGTTTTCATACCTTTGCAGGCCTAACGAATAAGTGATGAACGAAGTACATTTCGGCAATAAGGTAATCGACGAAGGACGGCAAGGAGAGGCGGTAATGCTC from Cryomorphaceae bacterium carries:
- a CDS encoding formimidoylglutamase, with product MREFFRPLRADFAEEWTNKHPASVGSRIEAFVEEGEFPSWSSARIALIGVKEDRRARRNDGCGEGVDYIRRELYDLFYGRWSFDIVDLGNIEPGNRVDDTYFALSTVVHELIRGNCIPIIIGGSQDLTFANYKAYEKLEQSVNICSIDSRFDLGVNNQEMSNETFLSHIILEKPNILFNYSSLGFQTYYVHQEEIDLMESLHFERHRIGNFHSNIAEAEPILRDADIVSFDVRSIRHSDAPANRHGSPNGWYGEQACALARYSGMSDKLTSFGIYEYNPQYDRHDQTARLAAQMIWYFLEGVSVRKNDFPFGDRSTYAKYIVPNSVLDQELHFYKSDRSGRWWIEVPLHGDPSIFHKRHALIPCSYNDYLQAAEDEIPDRWMRAFRKLS
- the topA gene encoding type I DNA topoisomerase, which translates into the protein MVKNLVIVESPAKAKTIEGFLGKDYLVKSSIGHIRDLPKKDMGIDIENGFQPKYEVSTDKKKTVSELKKLAKDAEIVWLATDEDREGEAIAWHLYETLGLKPANTKRIVFHEITKNAIIRAVENPREIDINLVNAQQARRVLDRLVGFEVSPVLWRKVKTGLSAGRVQSVAVRVLVEREREIIAFTPENSFRIQGFFKNSEGVAFQAEAPTRPSAREGAEQALQACVSATFTVNSVEKRPGTKKPAAPFTTSTLQQEAARKLGFSVAQTMSVAQRLYESGLITYMRTDSTNLSQDALGAAAAEIKSAYGEEYSKTRQYTTKSDNAQEAHEAIRPTYMNRHSAGADRNQERLYELIWKRTIASQMSEAKLERTTVKVVGSGDAPGFTAKGEVLVFDGFLKVYLEGTDDEGEEQAGMLPRMSEGETLNVERITATERFSKHPPRYTEASLVKKLEELGIGRPSTYAPTISTILARNYVEKTEKQGVERAYEIMTMENGAVRTETATEITGAEKNKLFPTDIGMVVTDFLVQEFGNILDLHFTAHVEEEFDKIAQGQEEWNNMIQDFYKPFHDTVQDVQENAERATGERQLGEDPKSGKPVIARIGRFGPMIQIGSVDDEEKPRFASLRKDQHIETITFEEAMELFKLPRELGEYEGEVIKANIGRFGPYVQQARLFASLPKEEDPMSVTLERAIELIEAKKEADKNKFIHVFDDEEPVVQVLNGRYGPYIKIGRQNIKIPKDVDPKSLTREECLRLQAEAPKTKKRGGARRTKKS
- a CDS encoding type IX secretion system membrane protein PorP/SprF, producing the protein MKRILTLGLIACVMTAWAQQDPQWTHYMFNQVNYNPGAAGLDGSICVNGLYRSQWMGFEGAPTTMNLNASMPIDVLHGGLALGLMRDEEGFLTRTNVKLSYSYHLDAGDGKLGIGAYFGFLDAGITGAEWVDPNGGNGSGDAVIPQGDGNAIAMDAGIGAMYRATNWYAGISITHLPGLDNQIGAATNLTQSQHLYFTGGYDWELTPEWTLMPSALIKYDLASISFDATVLAMYNNKFWAGVSYRLEDGIPVLLGYQLNDQLRFGASYDIGTSALSGNNSSGSFEAFVNYCFTIEIPPKEPTRYRNVRFL